In one window of Gossypium arboreum isolate Shixiya-1 chromosome 4, ASM2569848v2, whole genome shotgun sequence DNA:
- the LOC108458799 gene encoding uncharacterized protein LOC108458799, translating into MELVLSLCLLSLLASTTGASNDWLNHGGNLQNRRFADKETMISPETASRLRLKWKFNAGQDISATPSIFDGTVYFPSWDGYIYAVKESNGGLVWKKKLQQLTGLNSTRAVSNIDPNITVSRTTPVIAHDLLIFGMSGPAYVVAVKRSNGELVWLTQLDKHPKAIITMSGTYYNGHFYVGTSSSEVTVSIEQCCIFRGSFVKLNARTGKILWRTYMLPDNFGQRGEYAGASIWGSSPSIDIRRNHVYIGTGNLYSAPKNVRDCQERQNNRTDRPSTDECVEPENHSVSILALDLDTGKIKWFNQLGGYDVWFFACNNVPNPKCPPGPNLDADFGAAPMMLTTYVNGVKRDLVAAVQKSGIAWALDRDNGNLIWSTEAGPGGLAGGGTWGAATDEKRVYTNIANSDLKNFTLQPSSKVTTAGGWVAMDSKNGRILWSTADPNNGTASGPVTVANGVLIGGSTFRQGPIYAMNAKSGEILWSYETGATIYGGASVSNGCIYIGHGYKVTLGLFNPEYTAGNSLFAFCVA; encoded by the exons ATGGAACTAGTTCTCTCCTTATGCCTTCTATCTCTACTGGCCTCCACTACTGGTGCTTCAAAT GATTGGCTAAACCATGGTGGAAATCTGCAAAACAGGAGATTTGCAGACAAGGAAACCATGATAAGCCCTGAAACAGCTTCAAGACTACGATTGAAGTGGAAATTTAATGCAGGTCAAGATATTTCTGCAACACCCTCAATATTTGATGGAACCGTTTATTTCCCAAGCTGGGATGGATACATTTATGCTGTCAAAGAATCTAATGGAGGTCTTGTTTGGAAGAAAAAATTGCAACAGCTCACTGGCCTTAATTCAACAAGGGCTGTATCCAATATAGATCCGAATATAACAGTGTCAAGAACAACTCCGGTGATTGCACATGATTTGCTCATCTTTGGAATGAGTGGACCAGCTTATGTTGTTGCAGTTAAACGATCCAATGGGGAACTTGTCTGGTTAACCCAGCTCGATAAACACCCCAAAGCTATTATCACCATGTCAGGAACTTATTACAATGG GCATTTCTATGTTGGCACATCTTCAAGCGAGGTGACTGTCAGCATTGAACAATGTTGTATCTTCCGAGGAAGCTTTGTCAAACTAAATGCCCGAACTGGAAAAATCTTGTGGCGAACCTATATGTTGCCTGACAATTTCGGCCAGCGTGGGGAGTACGCTGGAGCATCTATTTGGGGAAGTAGCCCGTCAATCGATATCCGCCGGAACCATGTATATATTGGCACAGGGAACCTCTACTCTGCACCTAAAAATGTAAGAGACTGTCAGGAAAGACAAAACAATCGAACAGATAGGCCTTCTACTGATGAATGTGTGGAGCCTGAAAACCACTCAGTTTCGATTCTAGCTCTTGATTTGGACACCGGAAAGATCAAGTGGTTCAATCAGTTAGGGGGCTATGACGTTTGGTTTTTTGCATGCAACAATGTGCCCAACCCAAAGTGTCCTCCTGGTCCCAACCTCGATGCTGATTTTGGAGCAGCCCCAATGATGTTAACAACATATGTCAATGGAGTTAAGAGAGATCTTGTAGCTGCTGTTCAGAAAAGTGGAATTGCTTGGGCTTTGGACCGTGACAATGGCAACCTTATATGGTCCACT GAAGCTGGACCTGGTGGCCTCGCAGGAGGAGGAACATGGGGAGCTGCCACTGATGAAAAGAGGGTCTACACCAACATTGCAAACTCTGATCTCAAGAATTTCACCTTGCAGCCATCCTCAAAGGTCACCACTGCTGGCGGATGGGTGGCTATGGATTCTAAAAATGGCCGCATCCTTTGGTCAACAGCCGACCCTAATAATGGTACAGCCAGTGGTCCTGTGACCGTGGCTAACGGAGTCCTAATTGGTGGCTCGACATTTAGACAAGGACCAATATATGCCATGAATGCCAAAAGTGGAGAAATCTTGTGGTCTTATGAAACAGGGGCCACCATATATGGTGGCGCGTCAGTTAGCAATGGATGCATCTACATAGGCCATGGATACAAGGTTACTCTTGGACTCTTCAATCCAGAATACACTGCTGGGAACTCACTCTTTGCCTTTTGCGTTGCTTGA